The Anabaena sp. WA102 genome contains a region encoding:
- a CDS encoding transposase — protein sequence MRLKNFPEVVKTILKPLPKKDYPVLDTFSFVSVWLQYVMDKSIVSMRDLFQRLNNQGIDLKISNFSKASKKRDTQVFLEIITELNNQLRKKKGKEETQALFPIDSTIITLTSKLLWSQGYHQVKLFCGLDSLTSEVGGMVIHFGQGHDHKYGQETVEAIPSKGVGIMDRGFASSERISELKQQKNKAFVLRIKNNVTLEMLENGNCKVGKDEREVEIRVVAFCDIETKSEFRLATNLLNEGEEQVSNQEIMEIYIQRWQIELLWKFLKMHLKLDRLMTKNENGIRIQIMCCLIAYLILQLIEIPQEFGKTLLDKLRYLQSYMCQEISYVHWFRKLIWIR from the coding sequence ATGCGCTTAAAGAATTTCCCAGAAGTGGTCAAAACAATATTGAAACCATTGCCCAAAAAAGATTATCCAGTTCTGGACACATTTTCATTTGTATCAGTGTGGTTACAGTATGTCATGGATAAAAGTATAGTGAGTATGAGAGATTTATTTCAAAGACTAAATAATCAAGGGATAGATTTAAAAATATCAAATTTTTCCAAGGCAAGTAAAAAGAGAGATACTCAAGTATTTTTGGAGATAATAACTGAATTAAACAATCAACTGAGAAAGAAAAAAGGAAAGGAAGAAACCCAAGCATTATTTCCTATAGATTCAACAATTATTACATTAACAAGTAAATTATTATGGAGTCAAGGATATCATCAAGTAAAACTATTTTGTGGGTTAGATAGTTTGACATCAGAAGTTGGTGGAATGGTGATTCATTTTGGGCAAGGACATGACCATAAATATGGACAAGAAACAGTAGAAGCAATTCCGTCAAAAGGAGTAGGGATAATGGATAGAGGATTTGCATCCTCCGAAAGAATATCTGAATTAAAACAACAAAAAAATAAAGCTTTTGTCTTAAGAATTAAAAATAATGTCACTTTAGAAATGCTAGAAAATGGTAATTGTAAAGTTGGCAAAGATGAAAGAGAAGTGGAAATTAGAGTAGTAGCATTTTGTGATATAGAAACTAAGAGTGAATTTCGTTTAGCAACAAACTTATTAAATGAAGGAGAAGAGCAAGTTAGTAATCAAGAGATTATGGAAATTTACATACAAAGATGGCAAATTGAATTGTTATGGAAATTCTTAAAAATGCACCTCAAGTTAGACAGACTTATGACAAAGAATGAGAATGGAATTAGAATTCAGATAATGTGCTGTTTAATCGCTTATTTGATATTGCAACTAATAGAAATACCGCAAGAATTTGGCAAAACTTTATTAGATAAACTCCGTTATCTTCAGTCCTATATGTGTCAGGAAATAAGTTATGTTCATTGGTTTAGAAAACTTATTTGGATAAGATGA
- a CDS encoding IS4 family transposase translates to MLPQSYQTIFRKHLSEQQYLTLEILLLLIQAHRQVKLSKLASLFPQPIKYESRKRNLQRFLGIGKLCVKLLWFPLIKYWIRQSLTPKQLNREQRRYFHKKQYQKYGYWMVALDRTQWKGRNIFMVTLVWGTHALPLYWETLNHVGNSNLQTQKRLIKTAIKLLKKCRIVVLADREFHSPKLAKWLDEQGVYFALRQKKNLYFQEKPEQEYQVLKNQGFKPGMSRFYEKVKCGKGDELGLFNIAVYWKRKYRNSGPKEPWYILTNLPTLQQTLCLYRCRWGIEQFFKDCKTGGYNLEDTKVNETRFLALVLLIVIAYSLATMHGQRMKKLGIETYAGRIQQHQDKYPRQSDFSFALYGQLWIYGMELWADLALNLINLKPHKRLFFQRGFQALSLMKQAL, encoded by the coding sequence ATGTTACCACAATCATATCAAACAATTTTCCGAAAGCATTTGAGTGAACAGCAGTATTTGACACTAGAGATATTGTTGTTATTAATACAGGCTCATCGCCAAGTAAAACTGTCAAAATTGGCCAGCTTGTTTCCCCAACCAATTAAATATGAAAGCAGGAAACGTAATCTACAAAGATTTTTAGGAATAGGTAAACTCTGCGTAAAATTATTATGGTTTCCATTGATAAAATATTGGATTAGACAATCGTTAACACCAAAACAACTGAATCGAGAACAGCGCCGTTATTTTCATAAAAAACAGTATCAAAAATATGGTTATTGGATGGTAGCACTGGATAGAACACAGTGGAAGGGGCGAAATATATTTATGGTGACATTGGTATGGGGTACTCATGCCCTACCACTATATTGGGAAACATTAAATCATGTCGGAAATAGTAATTTACAAACACAGAAAAGATTAATAAAGACAGCAATAAAGTTGTTAAAAAAATGTCGAATTGTGGTGTTAGCAGACAGAGAATTTCATAGTCCAAAACTGGCTAAATGGCTTGATGAGCAAGGAGTTTACTTCGCTTTACGCCAGAAGAAAAACCTTTATTTTCAAGAAAAACCTGAACAAGAATATCAAGTTCTTAAAAATCAAGGATTTAAGCCAGGAATGTCGAGATTTTATGAAAAAGTTAAATGTGGTAAAGGGGATGAATTAGGCTTATTTAATATCGCTGTTTATTGGAAGAGAAAATATCGGAACTCTGGACCAAAAGAACCTTGGTATATCTTGACGAATCTACCAACTCTCCAACAAACTTTATGCCTCTATAGATGTCGATGGGGAATTGAGCAATTCTTTAAGGATTGTAAAACTGGTGGTTATAATTTAGAGGATACTAAAGTAAATGAAACTCGCTTTTTAGCTTTAGTATTATTGATTGTCATTGCTTATAGTTTAGCCACTATGCACGGTCAACGGATGAAAAAATTAGGTATAGAGACTTATGCCGGACGTATTCAACAACATCAGGACAAGTACCCACGTCAAAGTGATTTTAGCTTTGCTCTCTACGGACAACTATGGATTTATGGTATGGAATTATGGGCTGATTTAGCTCTGAATTTAATCAATCTCAAGCCTCATAAACGCCTCTTTTTTCAACGGGGCTTTCAGGCTCTATCCCTTATGAAACAAGCTCTTTAG
- a CDS encoding class I SAM-dependent methyltransferase: MDSHSPLCQAIAHRIITSPQKRITFAQYMDMVLYHPEHGYYSSDAIKIGFRGSDFFTSASLGADFGELLAKQFYQMWEILDQPIHFDLVEMGAGQCILASHILNYIQQEYPDFFGAVKYIIVEKSQSLKQEQQQRLQDFAVDWCNLEEIPSKSINGCFFSNELVDAFPVHQFILAAGELREIYVTLAELNREISEIQIIRDPLFIEVIGEPSTPQLGEYFKLVGIDLSQNTYENGYRSEINLAALNWLGIVADCLERGYVLTIDYGYPAHRYYNPRRSQGTLQCYYQHRHHDNPYINIGQQDITAHVDFTALSSWGERCGLKNMGWTQQGLFLMALGIGERLAALSSQQQPISQLLQRREGLHQLINPGGLGNFGVLVQSQGLTEQEASQPLQGLVVPE; encoded by the coding sequence ATGGATTCCCATTCCCCACTGTGTCAAGCCATAGCCCATCGTATCATCACCAGCCCTCAAAAAAGAATTACTTTTGCCCAATACATGGATATGGTGTTATATCACCCAGAACATGGCTATTATTCTAGTGATGCCATCAAAATCGGCTTTCGCGGTAGTGATTTTTTCACATCTGCCAGTTTAGGCGCTGACTTTGGGGAATTACTAGCAAAGCAATTTTACCAAATGTGGGAGATTTTAGATCAACCTATACATTTTGATTTGGTAGAAATGGGGGCAGGACAATGTATATTAGCATCCCATATTCTCAATTATATACAGCAAGAGTACCCAGATTTTTTTGGCGCAGTCAAATATATTATTGTTGAAAAATCACAAAGTTTAAAACAAGAACAACAACAACGGTTACAAGATTTTGCTGTTGATTGGTGTAACTTGGAAGAAATTCCCTCCAAATCTATTAACGGCTGCTTCTTTTCCAATGAATTAGTAGATGCTTTTCCAGTCCACCAATTTATTTTAGCAGCAGGAGAATTGCGGGAAATTTACGTCACCCTTGCCGAATTAAACCGTGAAATCAGTGAAATCCAGATCATCCGTGATCCTCTATTTATTGAAGTAATAGGAGAACCATCAACACCACAATTAGGAGAATATTTTAAGTTAGTAGGCATTGATTTAAGCCAAAATACTTATGAAAATGGCTATCGTAGTGAAATTAATTTAGCAGCTTTGAACTGGTTGGGTATAGTGGCAGACTGCTTGGAACGGGGGTATGTGCTAACAATTGATTATGGCTACCCTGCTCATCGTTATTATAACCCCAGGCGATCGCAGGGAACTCTCCAGTGCTACTACCAGCATCGTCATCATGATAATCCTTATATCAATATTGGGCAACAAGATATCACTGCCCATGTTGACTTTACAGCCTTATCATCTTGGGGTGAACGGTGCGGACTCAAAAACATGGGTTGGACTCAGCAAGGGCTATTTTTGATGGCATTGGGAATAGGTGAAAGGTTAGCTGCACTCTCCTCTCAACAGCAACCAATATCACAGTTGCTACAACGACGGGAAGGATTACACCAACTAATTAACCCAGGAGGACTAGGCAACTTTGGCGTTTTAGTCCAAAGCCAGGGACTAACTGAACAAGAAGCATCACAACCACTCCAGGGATTAGTCGTACCAGAGTAG
- a CDS encoding NAD(P)-dependent oxidoreductase yields the protein MKVAFLGTGLMGLPMAQRLLATDIELIAYNRTPEKLEPLRKAGAQIVTKPREAIRAADCIVLMLSNAAAIYHVLLTDTSWHTLSGRSIIQMGTINPLESQEIRDTVVAAGGEYIEAPVLGSIPEAQTGKLIVMVGGEEEQYQRHLKLLQHFGENPVYIGAVGSASNLTLALNQLIASLTTSFALSLAYIQLQGIDVDLFMQVLRESKLYAPTFDQNLRRMLDGNYNNANLPTKQLIKEIDLFISEAKSLGLNLNSIEGVRQILHATMKMSYPEDDYSSVFPAIREWGEVSGG from the coding sequence ATGAAGGTGGCATTTCTGGGAACTGGATTGATGGGACTACCGATGGCTCAAAGGTTATTAGCTACCGATATAGAACTAATTGCCTATAATCGCACCCCAGAAAAATTAGAACCGTTACGGAAAGCAGGGGCGCAAATTGTGACAAAACCCCGCGAAGCCATCCGTGCTGCTGACTGTATCGTGCTAATGCTTTCTAACGCCGCAGCTATTTATCATGTACTTCTGACAGATACTTCTTGGCATACTTTATCAGGACGCAGCATCATTCAAATGGGGACAATTAATCCCTTAGAAAGCCAAGAAATCAGAGATACAGTAGTTGCGGCTGGTGGTGAATATATAGAAGCACCTGTCCTCGGTAGTATTCCCGAAGCTCAAACTGGCAAGTTAATTGTCATGGTAGGTGGAGAGGAAGAACAATATCAGCGTCATTTAAAGTTACTCCAACATTTTGGCGAAAATCCTGTATATATAGGCGCTGTGGGTTCGGCATCAAACCTCACCCTGGCGCTCAATCAACTGATTGCTTCTCTGACAACTAGCTTTGCTCTGAGTTTGGCGTATATTCAGTTGCAAGGCATTGATGTTGATTTGTTTATGCAGGTTTTGCGCGAAAGTAAACTTTATGCGCCTACTTTTGATCAAAATTTGCGGCGGATGTTAGATGGCAATTACAATAACGCTAACTTACCGACAAAACAACTGATCAAAGAAATAGATTTATTTATCTCGGAAGCAAAATCCTTGGGTTTGAATCTCAACAGCATTGAGGGTGTAAGGCAAATCTTACACGCAACTATGAAAATGTCCTATCCAGAAGATGATTATTCATCCGTATTTCCAGCAATTCGGGAATGGGGTGAAGTCAGTGGAGGTTGA
- a CDS encoding single-stranded DNA-binding protein, which yields MNSCILMAEIYDNPQLRHTPDGLEVTEMIVHVAGAKPDDPTHPLKVVGWGNLAKEIHQSYHQGDRVIIEGRLGMNTIDRPEGFKEKRAELTVQKIHAIGQGTYTSSPPAATRTTPAYETPVAPPTYSPTNYESNYPTSAPMPQVTAPQPTYQPAPVQSPSPVGVTPEPDPDDIPF from the coding sequence CTGCGTCACACACCAGATGGGTTAGAAGTTACAGAAATGATCGTTCATGTCGCGGGAGCAAAACCAGATGATCCAACGCATCCTTTAAAAGTCGTAGGTTGGGGAAATTTAGCAAAAGAGATTCACCAAAGTTATCATCAGGGCGATCGCGTTATTATTGAAGGGCGCTTAGGTATGAATACAATTGATCGCCCCGAAGGATTTAAGGAAAAACGCGCAGAATTAACAGTCCAAAAGATTCACGCCATCGGACAAGGTACTTATACCAGTTCACCACCGGCAGCCACGAGAACCACACCAGCCTATGAAACCCCTGTAGCGCCACCAACCTACAGCCCTACTAATTATGAATCAAACTATCCCACATCCGCCCCAATGCCCCAGGTAACAGCCCCTCAGCCGACATACCAACCCGCCCCTGTGCAGTCTCCATCCCCTGTAGGAGTTACGCCAGAACCCGATCCAGATGACATCCCGTTTTAG